A stretch of the Arvicanthis niloticus isolate mArvNil1 chromosome 30, mArvNil1.pat.X, whole genome shotgun sequence genome encodes the following:
- the Znf606 gene encoding zinc finger protein 606 isoform X2 — protein sequence MKNVESKALIPARSVFEEEQSSNRMMLERYIWDNPWLSRLGVLGYRDQLEMYHMNQSTGVRQMVFMQKQVLSQRGSEFCELGTEYSQSLNLIPSQRVSQLEHFHKPDTHLESWRCNSAIMYADKVTCENNDNDKAFCQSVQPVYTGKMQTGDNLFKCTDAIKSFNHSIQFVDHKAVHTGEKFYGYKEYHQIFNQSPSLIDHPRLQIGGNQYEKYKEYENIFYFSSFMEHQKIGSVEKAYKYNEWEKVFGYDSLLAQHTSTYTAEKPYEFNKCGTSFIWSSYLIQHKKTHPGEKPYECDKCGKVFRNRSALTKHERTHTGIKPYECNKCGKAFSWNSHLIVHTRIHTGEKPYVCNECGKSFNWNSHLIGHQRTHTGEKPFECTECGKSFSWSSHLIAHMRMHTGEKPFKCDECEKAFRDYSALSKHERTHSGAKPYKCTECTKSFSWSSHLIAHQRTHTGEKPYNCHECGKAFRERSALRKHEIIHSEIKPYECNKCGKSCSQMAHLVRHQRTHTGEKPYECNKCGKSFSQSCHLVAHRRIHTGEKPYKCNQCERSFNCSSHLIAHRRTHTGEKPYRCNECGKAFNESSSLIVHLRNHTGEKPYKCNHCEKAFCKNSSLIIHQRMHSGEKRFICNQCGRAFSGHSALLQHQKNHSEEKL from the coding sequence ATGAAAAATGTTGAAAGCAAAGCATTGATTCCAGCACGGAGTGTTTTTGAGGAAGAACAATCCAGCAACAGAATGATGTTAGAAAGATACATATGGGATAATCCTTGGCTCTCCAGGCTAGGAGTTTTGGGATATAGAGACCAATTAGAAATGTATCACATGAACCAGAGCACAGGTGTGAGGCAAATGGTCTTCATGCAAAAACAGGTACTTTCTCAACGAGGTTCTGAATTCTGTGAACTTGGCACAGAGTACAGCCAAAGCTTAAACTTGATTCCATCTCAGAGAGTTTCTCAATTAGAACATTTCCACAAACCTGATACACATCTTGAAAGTTGGAGATGTAATTCAGCCATAATGTATGCAGATAAGGTTACCTGtgaaaataatgataatgataaagcCTTCTGCCAATCTGTTCAGCCTGTTTACACTGGAAAAATGCAAACTGGAGATAATCTGTTCAAATGTACTGATGCTATTAAGTCTTTCAATCACAGTATACAGTTTGTTGATCATAAAGCAGTCCATACAGGAGAAAAATTCTATGGATATAAAGAATACCATCAAATCTTTAACCAGAGCCCATCACTTATTGACCACCCAAGACTTCAAATTGGAGGAAACCagtatgaaaaatataaagagtatgaaaatatcttttatttctcATCTTTTATGGAACATCAAAAAATTGGCAGTGTagaaaaagcatataaatacaatGAATGGGAGAAAGTCTTTGGTTACGACTCATTACTTGCTcaacatacaagcacatacactgcagagaaaccctatgaattcAACAAATGTGGAACATCTTTTATCTGGAGCTCTTACCTTATCCAGCATAAGAAAACTcatcctggagagaaaccctatgaatgtgatAAATGTGGAAAAGTTTTTAGGAATCGTTCAGCCCTTACTAAGCATGAACGGACTCACACTGGAAtaaaaccctatgaatgtaacaaGTGTGGGAAAGCATTCAGTTGGAATTCTCATCTTATTGTACATAcaagaatccatacaggagaaaaaccttatgtatgtaatgaatgtgggaaatctttcaACTGGAACTCCCATCTTATTGGACATCAGAGaactcatactggagagaaaccttttgaGTGTACTGAATGTGGCAAGTCTTTTAGCTGGAGTTCCCATCTTATTGCCCACATGCGGAtgcatactggagaaaaacccttTAAATGTGATGAATGTGAAAAAGCTTTTAGGGATTATTCAGCCCTTAGTAAACATGAAAGAACTCACTCTGGAGCAAAACCATATAAATGTACTGAGTGTACTAAGTCCTTCAGCTGGAGCTCCCATCTTATTGCTCACCAGAGAACTCACacgggagagaaaccttataactGTCACGAATGTGGCAAAGCTTTCAGAGAGCGTTCAGCCCttagaaaacatgaaattattcATTCGGAAAttaagccctatgaatgtaataaATGTGGAAAATCCTGTAGCCAGATGGCTCATCTTGTTAGGCATCAAAGAACTCATACAGGAGAAAAGCCCTATGAGTGCAATAAATGTGGAAAATCCTTCAGTCAGAGCTGTCACCTTGTTGCTCATCGGAGAATTCACACTGGTGAGAAACCCTATAAGTGTAATCAATGTGAACGATCCTTTAATTGTAGCTCTCACCTAATTGCACACCGGAGaactcatactggagagaaaccgtaCAGGTGCAACGAGTGTGGGAAAGCATTTAATGAGAGTTCTTCCCTTATTGTACACTTGAGAAACCATACgggagagaaaccctataaatGTAATCATTGTGAAAAAGCCTTCTGTAAGAATTCTTCCCTGATTATTCACCAGAGAATGCATAGTGGAGAGAAACGCTTTATATGCAATCAATGTGGAAGAGCCTTTAGTGGTCACTCAGCCTTACTTCAACACCAGAAAAATCATAGTGAAGAGAAACTATAA
- the Znf606 gene encoding zinc finger protein 606 isoform X1, translating into MAAINPWPSCGTFMDQSWGMAAADPSISWDLCPQSPACHIEGSPEEGGRKAGGLPTAQVQEPVTFKDVAVAFTQEEWGQLDLVQRTLYRDVMLETYGHLLSVGNQIAKPEVISLLEQGEEPWSVEQGYPNSTCPEWMKNVESKALIPARSVFEEEQSSNRMMLERYIWDNPWLSRLGVLGYRDQLEMYHMNQSTGVRQMVFMQKQVLSQRGSEFCELGTEYSQSLNLIPSQRVSQLEHFHKPDTHLESWRCNSAIMYADKVTCENNDNDKAFCQSVQPVYTGKMQTGDNLFKCTDAIKSFNHSIQFVDHKAVHTGEKFYGYKEYHQIFNQSPSLIDHPRLQIGGNQYEKYKEYENIFYFSSFMEHQKIGSVEKAYKYNEWEKVFGYDSLLAQHTSTYTAEKPYEFNKCGTSFIWSSYLIQHKKTHPGEKPYECDKCGKVFRNRSALTKHERTHTGIKPYECNKCGKAFSWNSHLIVHTRIHTGEKPYVCNECGKSFNWNSHLIGHQRTHTGEKPFECTECGKSFSWSSHLIAHMRMHTGEKPFKCDECEKAFRDYSALSKHERTHSGAKPYKCTECTKSFSWSSHLIAHQRTHTGEKPYNCHECGKAFRERSALRKHEIIHSEIKPYECNKCGKSCSQMAHLVRHQRTHTGEKPYECNKCGKSFSQSCHLVAHRRIHTGEKPYKCNQCERSFNCSSHLIAHRRTHTGEKPYRCNECGKAFNESSSLIVHLRNHTGEKPYKCNHCEKAFCKNSSLIIHQRMHSGEKRFICNQCGRAFSGHSALLQHQKNHSEEKL; encoded by the exons ATGGCAGCCATCAACCCATGGCCCTCCTGCG GTACCTTCATGGACCAGTCTTGGGGGATGGCAGCTGCTGACCCTTCTATCTCCTGGG ATCTGTGCCCTCAGTCTCCAGCATGTCACATAGAGGGAAGCCctgaggaagggggaagaaaggcaGGTGGGCTTCCAACAGCCCAAGTCCAG GAACCAGTGACTTTCAAAGACGTGGCTGTGGCCTTTACCCAAGAAGAGTGGGGCCAGCTAGACCTTGTTCAGCGAACTCTGTACCgtgatgtgatgctggagacctatgGACACCTACTTTCTGTGG GGAATCAGATTGCTAAGCCTGAAGTCATCTCCCTGTTGGAACAAGGAGAAGAACCATGGTCAGTGGAGCAAGGATATCCTAACAGCACTTGTCCAG AGTGGATGAAAAATGTTGAAAGCAAAGCATTGATTCCAGCACGGAGTGTTTTTGAGGAAGAACAATCCAGCAACAGAATGATGTTAGAAAGATACATATGGGATAATCCTTGGCTCTCCAGGCTAGGAGTTTTGGGATATAGAGACCAATTAGAAATGTATCACATGAACCAGAGCACAGGTGTGAGGCAAATGGTCTTCATGCAAAAACAGGTACTTTCTCAACGAGGTTCTGAATTCTGTGAACTTGGCACAGAGTACAGCCAAAGCTTAAACTTGATTCCATCTCAGAGAGTTTCTCAATTAGAACATTTCCACAAACCTGATACACATCTTGAAAGTTGGAGATGTAATTCAGCCATAATGTATGCAGATAAGGTTACCTGtgaaaataatgataatgataaagcCTTCTGCCAATCTGTTCAGCCTGTTTACACTGGAAAAATGCAAACTGGAGATAATCTGTTCAAATGTACTGATGCTATTAAGTCTTTCAATCACAGTATACAGTTTGTTGATCATAAAGCAGTCCATACAGGAGAAAAATTCTATGGATATAAAGAATACCATCAAATCTTTAACCAGAGCCCATCACTTATTGACCACCCAAGACTTCAAATTGGAGGAAACCagtatgaaaaatataaagagtatgaaaatatcttttatttctcATCTTTTATGGAACATCAAAAAATTGGCAGTGTagaaaaagcatataaatacaatGAATGGGAGAAAGTCTTTGGTTACGACTCATTACTTGCTcaacatacaagcacatacactgcagagaaaccctatgaattcAACAAATGTGGAACATCTTTTATCTGGAGCTCTTACCTTATCCAGCATAAGAAAACTcatcctggagagaaaccctatgaatgtgatAAATGTGGAAAAGTTTTTAGGAATCGTTCAGCCCTTACTAAGCATGAACGGACTCACACTGGAAtaaaaccctatgaatgtaacaaGTGTGGGAAAGCATTCAGTTGGAATTCTCATCTTATTGTACATAcaagaatccatacaggagaaaaaccttatgtatgtaatgaatgtgggaaatctttcaACTGGAACTCCCATCTTATTGGACATCAGAGaactcatactggagagaaaccttttgaGTGTACTGAATGTGGCAAGTCTTTTAGCTGGAGTTCCCATCTTATTGCCCACATGCGGAtgcatactggagaaaaacccttTAAATGTGATGAATGTGAAAAAGCTTTTAGGGATTATTCAGCCCTTAGTAAACATGAAAGAACTCACTCTGGAGCAAAACCATATAAATGTACTGAGTGTACTAAGTCCTTCAGCTGGAGCTCCCATCTTATTGCTCACCAGAGAACTCACacgggagagaaaccttataactGTCACGAATGTGGCAAAGCTTTCAGAGAGCGTTCAGCCCttagaaaacatgaaattattcATTCGGAAAttaagccctatgaatgtaataaATGTGGAAAATCCTGTAGCCAGATGGCTCATCTTGTTAGGCATCAAAGAACTCATACAGGAGAAAAGCCCTATGAGTGCAATAAATGTGGAAAATCCTTCAGTCAGAGCTGTCACCTTGTTGCTCATCGGAGAATTCACACTGGTGAGAAACCCTATAAGTGTAATCAATGTGAACGATCCTTTAATTGTAGCTCTCACCTAATTGCACACCGGAGaactcatactggagagaaaccgtaCAGGTGCAACGAGTGTGGGAAAGCATTTAATGAGAGTTCTTCCCTTATTGTACACTTGAGAAACCATACgggagagaaaccctataaatGTAATCATTGTGAAAAAGCCTTCTGTAAGAATTCTTCCCTGATTATTCACCAGAGAATGCATAGTGGAGAGAAACGCTTTATATGCAATCAATGTGGAAGAGCCTTTAGTGGTCACTCAGCCTTACTTCAACACCAGAAAAATCATAGTGAAGAGAAACTATAA